One stretch of Ostrinia nubilalis chromosome 11, ilOstNubi1.1, whole genome shotgun sequence DNA includes these proteins:
- the LOC135076339 gene encoding juvenile hormone esterase-like isoform X2: MRVLSLIFFYTLATGNFVQLAMVRVNEGLLLGVRKKLSTGLGEYYSFKGIPYAEAPVGDLRFKDPIPIKPWRGVKEAIIHGSLCPQFSRVVNMYVPGSEDCLYLKVYTPDLKPEKPLTVMFYIYGGGFVSGSGNSYVYGPDFIVEKNVVLVTINYRVDALGFLNLDTKDVPGSAGMKDQSLALKWVHDNIHKFGGDLDKVTIFGESAGSASVTYHLLSPMSKGLFKRAIAMSGVTFCEWAISYETAKRSFALGNMLGSNTTDPNEMLEFLQRRPILKLIHKFPTVMPVEENWAIGLKMSPYVPAPEKNFGQKRFLVESATESLKKGKINSVDLMIGYTSLEYLYQLRRLGNSLERYNNMRELLIPREITYYGRKNIDKNALAAKISEQYFGKRDINNETVKEFLDYQSEEIFVYNINRFLRHLPNGNKKFLYKFFCISEINKFTPDGELYGITGVGHTDDLRYVFDIQLGRNQTVDVSSEAYRLINQTVTLFTNFAKYG, from the exons ATGAGGGTCTTAAGTctgatatttttctatactttaGCAACG ggcaATTTTGTGCAACTTGCTATGGTTAGAGTCAATGAGGGACTATTGCTGGGTGTGCGAAAAAAGCTGTCCACTGGTCTAGGAGAATACTACAGTTTCAAAGGGATTCCTTATGCTGAAGCACCAGTTGGAGACTTGCGATTTAAG GATCCCATACCCATCAAACCATGGAGAGGCGTGAAAGAGGCAATAATACACGGTTCACTTTGCCCTCAATTTTCTAGAGTAGTCAATATGTATGTCCCTGGTAGCGAAGATTGTCTGTATTTAAAAGTTTACACGCCAGACTTGAAGCCAGAAAAACCTCTCACAGTAATGTTTTACATTTATGGAGGTGGCTTTGTTAGTGGATCAGGAAACTCATATGTATACGGCCCAGATTTTATTGTTGAAAAGAATGTCGTTTTGGTAACTATTAACTACAGGGTCGATGCTTTGGGATTCCTTAACCTGGACACGAAGGATGTTCCGGGTAGTGCTGGTATGAAAGATCAGAGCCTTGCGTTAAAATGGGTTCATGACAACATCCATAAATTCGGTGGTGATCTGGACAAAGTGACCATTTTTGGAGAAAGCGCAGGGTCAGCGTCAGTGACTTATCATTTACTGTCACCAATGTCTAAAGGATTATTTAAACGAGCTATAGCTATGAGCGGCGTTACATTTTGCGAGTGGGCCATCAGTTACGAGACCGCAAAACGATCTTTTGCACTTGGAAACATGTTGGGAAGCAACACGACCGATCCAAACGAAATGTTGGAGTTCCTGCAAAGGCGAcccattttgaaattaattcaCAAGTTTCCTACGGTCATGCCAGTTGAAGAAAACTGGGCTATTGGGCTGAAAATGTCGCCGTACGTACCTGCTCCCGAAAAAAACTTTGGGCAAAAACGATTTTTAGTAGAGTCCGCGACTGAGAGTCTTaaaaaaggaaaaattaattcagtaGACCTGATGATAGGATACACCAGTTTGGAATATTTGTATCAGTTGCGTAGACTCGGCAATTCACTAGAAAGGTACAACAATATGCGCGAATTATTGATACCTCGTGAAATTACTTATTACGGGCGAAAAAATATTGACAAGAATGCATTAGCAGCGAAAATATCCGAACAATATTTTGGTAAAAGGGATATCAATAACGAAACAGTTAAGGAGTTCCTTGACTACCAAAGTGAAGAAATATTTGTGTACAACATAAACAGGTTTTTAAGGCACCTGCCAAATGGGAATAAAAAGTTCTTGTACAAATTCTTCTGCATATCAGAAATAAACAAATTCACGCCCGACGGAGAACTGTATGGAATAACTGGAGTAGGACATACGGATGATTTGCGATATGTCTTTGATATCCAACTTGGCAGAAACCAAACAGTTGACGTATCATCAGAAGCTTACAGACTTATTAATCAGACAGTCACATTATTTACAAACTTTGCAAAATATGGTTaa
- the LOC135076339 gene encoding esterase B1-like isoform X1, which translates to MRVLSLIFFYTLATGNFVQLAMVRVNEGLLLGVRKKLSTGLGEYYSFKGIPYAEAPVGDLRFKDPIPIKPWRGVKEAIIHGSLCPQFSRVVNMYVPGSEDCLYLKVYTPDLKPEKPLTVMFYIYGGGFVSGSGNSYVYGPDFIVEKNVVLVTINYRVDALGFLNLDTKDVPGSAGMKDQSLALKWVHDNIHKFGGDLDKVTIFGESAGSASVTYHLLSPMSKGLFKRAIAMSGVTFCEWAISYETAKRSFALGNMLGSNTTDPNEMLEFLQRRPILKLIHKFPTVMPVEENWAIGLKMSPYVPAPEKNFGQKRFLVESATESLKKGKINSVDLMIGYTSLEYLYQLRRLGNSLERYNNMRELLIPREITYYGRKNIDKNALAAKISEQYFGKRDINNETVKEFLDYQSEEIFVYNINRFLRHLPNGNKKFLYKFFCISEINKFTPDGELYGITGVGHTDDLRYVFDIQLGRNQTVDVSSEAYRLINQTVTLFTNFAKYETRLLEDCARHGQSTTMLRSSTWSLTPPCALTSTLTLEPICRPITIMPLTHNWSILTFEYHPNQKKMLNLALLSKFLYLV; encoded by the exons ATGAGGGTCTTAAGTctgatatttttctatactttaGCAACG ggcaATTTTGTGCAACTTGCTATGGTTAGAGTCAATGAGGGACTATTGCTGGGTGTGCGAAAAAAGCTGTCCACTGGTCTAGGAGAATACTACAGTTTCAAAGGGATTCCTTATGCTGAAGCACCAGTTGGAGACTTGCGATTTAAG GATCCCATACCCATCAAACCATGGAGAGGCGTGAAAGAGGCAATAATACACGGTTCACTTTGCCCTCAATTTTCTAGAGTAGTCAATATGTATGTCCCTGGTAGCGAAGATTGTCTGTATTTAAAAGTTTACACGCCAGACTTGAAGCCAGAAAAACCTCTCACAGTAATGTTTTACATTTATGGAGGTGGCTTTGTTAGTGGATCAGGAAACTCATATGTATACGGCCCAGATTTTATTGTTGAAAAGAATGTCGTTTTGGTAACTATTAACTACAGGGTCGATGCTTTGGGATTCCTTAACCTGGACACGAAGGATGTTCCGGGTAGTGCTGGTATGAAAGATCAGAGCCTTGCGTTAAAATGGGTTCATGACAACATCCATAAATTCGGTGGTGATCTGGACAAAGTGACCATTTTTGGAGAAAGCGCAGGGTCAGCGTCAGTGACTTATCATTTACTGTCACCAATGTCTAAAGGATTATTTAAACGAGCTATAGCTATGAGCGGCGTTACATTTTGCGAGTGGGCCATCAGTTACGAGACCGCAAAACGATCTTTTGCACTTGGAAACATGTTGGGAAGCAACACGACCGATCCAAACGAAATGTTGGAGTTCCTGCAAAGGCGAcccattttgaaattaattcaCAAGTTTCCTACGGTCATGCCAGTTGAAGAAAACTGGGCTATTGGGCTGAAAATGTCGCCGTACGTACCTGCTCCCGAAAAAAACTTTGGGCAAAAACGATTTTTAGTAGAGTCCGCGACTGAGAGTCTTaaaaaaggaaaaattaattcagtaGACCTGATGATAGGATACACCAGTTTGGAATATTTGTATCAGTTGCGTAGACTCGGCAATTCACTAGAAAGGTACAACAATATGCGCGAATTATTGATACCTCGTGAAATTACTTATTACGGGCGAAAAAATATTGACAAGAATGCATTAGCAGCGAAAATATCCGAACAATATTTTGGTAAAAGGGATATCAATAACGAAACAGTTAAGGAGTTCCTTGACTACCAAAGTGAAGAAATATTTGTGTACAACATAAACAGGTTTTTAAGGCACCTGCCAAATGGGAATAAAAAGTTCTTGTACAAATTCTTCTGCATATCAGAAATAAACAAATTCACGCCCGACGGAGAACTGTATGGAATAACTGGAGTAGGACATACGGATGATTTGCGATATGTCTTTGATATCCAACTTGGCAGAAACCAAACAGTTGACGTATCATCAGAAGCTTACAGACTTATTAATCAGACAGTCACATTATTTACAAACTTTGCAAAATATG aaaccCGACTCTTAGAAGATTGCGCGCGACATGGCCAGAGTACGACAATGCTTCGAAGCAGTACATGGTCATTAACTCCACCCTGCGCGTTGACATCAACCCTGACGCTGGAGCCAATCTGCCGTCCTATCACTATAATGCCGTTAACCCACAATTGgtcaattttgacttttgaataccatccgaatcagaaaaaaatgcttAATCTAGCACTATTATCGAAATTTTTATATCTTGTTTAG